The genomic region ATCCGCGCCCCACTGGTCGATCTGCCAGCTTTCGTCGATCCGGCTGAGGGTCCAGGCGTCGTCTGCGGCAAGCCGCCCGCGGGTGACGGCCAGCGCAAGGATCAGTGATCCGGAGATGGCGACAAGGTCATGGAAGGCGGCAAGCTGGAACGGCGAAAGCGCACGAACCGCGGCCTTAAGGGTGGCAAGGCTGGTGGCAGGCTGTTCGACATGCATGACGCCGTGGGTCACCTGCAGCGGTGTCCCTAGGGCCTGTGCGGCCCAATCGAGCAGCGGGTCCCAGGCGGCGGACTGGCGGTCGATCAGGGCCGCAGGTCCGGTGGCGCGGTAGCACAGCAGGTCAGTCTCGCCATAGGCGGCCAGCATGTCGACCACGGCGTCGAAATGGGCGGCGACGGTGTCGATGGCGGAATTCGCTGTGCGGGTGAAGGGCATGGTGGCGGGGTCCACCTTGCCGGTCTGCGCCTGCCATTCGGCGGCGACGGCATCGGCCAAGGCCTTGGTCGGCAGGATCAGTGGGGCCTTCAGGGGCGTGCGGACCGGGCGGGCATCGAGGTGGACGGTGAAGCCGTCCCCTTCGGGCACAACGGTGGCTTCGGTCCAGAAGCGGCGGGGGGACCAGGCGGTCATCTGATCTGCTCGAACGGGTCGGCGGGGACGTCGGATTCCTTCCAGTCCATCAGTTTCCAGGTGCGGGCCATATGTTCGGGTAAGGGCGCGGTGAACGTCAGCATCTTCTTGGTGATCGGGTGTTCGATTGACAGGCTGCGGGCGTGAAGGTGCAGCTTTTTCGACAGATCGCCACCTGCCCCCGCGCCCCAGCCATCGCCCATGTTTTCGGACTCGCCGCCGCCATATTTGCCATCGCCGATGATCGGGTGGCCGATTTCGGCCATATGGGCGCGCAATTGGTGGGTTCGGCCGGTGACCGGCTCCAACGCCATCCAGGACAGGCGGGCGCCAAGGAACCACAGGGTGAAGTAATCGGTCTGCGCGCGCTTGGCATCGGGATGTTCGGCCATCTTGGCAGGATGGACGCAAACCATCTTCTCACCCTCGCCGCCCCTGCCCCGGCCCGGGGCCTTCATCAGGCCGAATTTGATCGAGCCCTGACGGGGATGCGGCACACCGGCGACGACGGCCCAGTAGATCTTGCGGGCAGCGCGATGGCGCAGCGCTTCGCTCAGCGCGCGGGCGATCCGGTCGGTGCGGGCCAGCATCAGGATGCCGGAGGTATCCTTGTCCAGCCGGTGGACGAGCTTGGGCTTGTCCTTGTAGCCGAACTTCAACGCCTCGGTCAGGCCGTCAACGTGGCGGTCGCCCTGACCGCTGCCGCCTTGGGACGGCAGGCCGGCGGGTTTGTTCAGGATGATGATATGTTCATCCTTCCACAGCACGGCGGCCTGGATCATCCGTTCATCGGCTGCCGAAATGCCACCCGCGCGCGGACGGGCGGGCGCTTCGGTGTCCGGCAGGGGTGGGACGCGGATCATCATGCCGGGGGCCACGCGGTCGGACGCCTTGGCGCGGGCGCTGTCGATCCGGATCTGGCCGGTGCGGCACAGCTTTTCCACCGCGCCTTGCGTCACATGCGGAAAGCGGCGGCGGAGCCATTTGTCGAGGCGCTGTTCGCCCTCATCCTCGGTCACGGTCAGGTGCTGGACGGTCATGACATGGCTTTCATCAGGGCCACGCCAAGCGCGGCAGCGGCAAGGGAGAGGGCGACAGAGGCCCCGACATAGGCGACGGCCTGCAGGGTCTGGCCGGTCTGGACCAGCTTGAGCGTGTCCAGAGAGAAGGCGGAAAAGGTGGTGAAGCCACCCAGCACCCCGGTCATGAGGAACAGCTGCCATCCGTCACGCGCCCCCAGCCAGACGAACAGGACGCCGATGGCAAGGCTGCCCAGCACGTTGACCGCAAGCGTGCCCACGGGTGCGCCGATGGCGGTTACCATCAGGTAGCGCAGCACGGCACCTAGGGCGCCGCCAAGGGCGACAAGGGGAAGGGTCTGGGACATGCGCGGTCTTTGCGGTGGACAGGGGCATTTGTCAATGCAAAGGCCCTGTCCTTCCGGTCCGCACCAAATTCCTTCGAAGGAATTTGCAAATCTTTTCGAAAAGATTTGGGGCCTAGCCGTCCTGACGTTTCGCCCGCAGTTTGGCGAAGTAGTCGATCCGCTTCTTCAACTCACGTTCGAAACCGCGTTCGGGGGGCAGATACCAGACCGGGCGCTTCATGCCTTCGGGGAAGTAGTCCTGCCCGGAAAAGCCGTCTTCGGCGTCATGGTCATAGGCGTAGCCGGTGCCATAGCCGATGTCCTTCATCAGCTTGGTCGGCGCGTTCAGGATGTGCTTGGGCGGCGGATGGCTGCCGGTTTCCCGCGCCGCCGCCCGTGCCGCCTTGTAGGCCGTGTAGACCGCGTTCGATTTCGGCGCGAGCGCAAGGTAGACCACCGCCTGCGCCAGGGCCAGTTCCCCCTCGGGCGAGCCCAGACGTTCATAGGTCTGCCAGCTTTGCAGGCAGACATCCTGCGCCTGAGGATCGGCCAGGCCGATATCCTCCACCGCCATGCGGGTGATGCGGCGGGCAAGGAAACGGGGATCCTCGCCCCCTTCCAGCATCCGGGCGAACCAGTAGAGGGCGGCGTCGGGATCGGACCCGCGCACGGATTTGTGCAGGGCCGAGATCAGGTTGTAATGCTCCTCGCCCGACTTGTCGTACTTGGCCGCGCGGCGCATCAGGCGGGTGGAGAGCGCGTCACGATCCAGCGGGGTTTCAGTCTTCCAGGCGGCGACCTGTTCGATCAGGTTCAGCAGCGCGCGGCCGTCACCATCGGCCATCTCCAGAAGCGCCTCGCGCGCTTCGCCTTTCAGGGGCAGGGCGCGGCCAAGCTCTTGCTCGGCCCGCTGGGCAAGGCGTTCAAGGTCGACGAGGCCAAGCCGGTCCAGCACGATGACCTGCGCGCGGGACAGAAGCGCTGCGTTCAGCTCGAAACTGGGGTTCTCGGTGGTGGCACCGACCAGAAGGATCGTCCCATCCTCCATATGCGGCAGAAAGCCGTCTTGCTGGGCCTTGTTGAAGCGATGGATCTCATCCACGAACAGCAGGGTCCCCTGCCCGTTCTGCCGCCGGATCTTGGCGGTTTCGAACACCTTGCGCAAATCCGGGACGCCGGTGAAGATGGCCGAGATCTGAACGAAGGTCAGGTCCGTCTCAGCCGCCAGAAGCCGGGCGATGGTGGTCTTGCCCACCCCGGGCGGGCCCCAGAGGATGAGTGAGGACAAGGACCGCGCCGCCAGCATCGCCCCAAGCGGGCCTTCAGCCGACAGCACCTTTTCCTGACCGATCACCTGCGACAGCGCGCGCGGGCGCAGACGGTCCGCCAGCGGGCGGGGTGCGTCGGGCTGTGCAGGGGCGGCGATGTCGAAAAGGTCTGCCATGGTGGCAGTCTAGGCGCAGCGGCGGGAAACCGGAAGCGGCAAGCACGCTGGCAATCGGCCCGGCCAGACGGCCCGGGCGATGGTGGGGTCCTCCAGCGTGGAAGACCCCTTCGAACCCCACCGGGGTCCTTTCAATGCAGCTTGGTTGCCATGCTGATCGTGACGCAGACCGACCGCGTGCCCCCGGCATCCATCACCGGACCGGACGGGACGCAATCAAGACCCACCCGGCGGGCAAGGCGGGGCGAGTGTTCGGGGATGATCCCCAGAAGGGTGGTTGCGCCAAGCGTGCGGGCGGATACCACCATCTCATGGATCAGCTGCATCTGGACCCGCAGCCGTTCGGCGGCAGGCACGTCGTTGGAGACGAAGACACGACTGGATTCCCAGATGTTGGGATCAATCGGCGCTTCGAAGTTCAGCAGGTCGCGCGGGATGGTTTCCAGAAGCCCCCGCTGTGCATCGCGGATCATGTAGGTGTAGATTCCGCAGCGATGGGTCGTGGGCGTCAGCCGCACACCAGCCATCACCTCGCCATCACGATGAACACAGACCCAGCGGCTGGCGGGAGTGTCATACTGGTCGAACTCCATCCCGTTCGCCTCTGGCAGGTCCCAGCGATTGTTCTGGATGAACGTCCGATGCCTTGCACGGAACATGTTGGCGAACAGTTCGCCATGATTGTGCAAGTTGTCGTAAGACAACGTGGTGGCTTGCATTTCCCTCTCTCCTTCTTCTGGTTCGTCAACCTGTCGAAGGGAAAGACACGGATCAGAGCAGCCGGTATTCCCGTGCCTTGCGGATCGCTTCCGACGTGGTGCGGGCCTCCAGCCGGACACGCGCCGACTGAAGCCGCGCCTTGAAGGCGCTTTCCGTAATGCCAAGCTTTTCCGCGGCCGCGGCGTGCCTGTCCCCGTTGGCAAGGCATTGCAGCGCCTCGATCTGCGCTTTCGTCAGGTCGGAGGGCGGCTTTGCCTCGATATGCAGCTGGATGGTCAATTCGCGCAGATGCGCAAGTTCTTCGTCGTCGAACTCTCTGTCCGACCGGCTGATCCCGACGATCGAACGCGAGGTGATAGGGCCGTAAGACGAAACCGCGCCGTAGTTCAACCCGTGGCTGGCGGCCTTCTTCATGACGCCGAACGGGTCCGGCAAGGGGATCGCGCTCCACCGGGTGGTGCCTTCGACACCCACGCCCCAGAAAACCAGCGGATCCCGCAGATAGTAGGAATGACTGTTGTAGTGATCGACCCATTCAACAGGGTACGAACTTTTATAGACAAGAGGCGTGGCAAAGCGGATGTGCAGCCCGACCGTGTACCCCATAGGGGCAAGATGATCGAGCCGCTCAAGCAGCACGGCAATGGCTTTCTTGTCGGACATTCAACAACACATTCTAACCCGTACGATTCTACTCTCGATTGATCTTGGTCCTTGGTAGCACAAGTGCAAGCCTAATTGCCAAAATCCTGTTGAATCAGGTGTTTCTATGGAATTTTAATGGAAAAGGCCCGCCTCGGCAGCGGGCCGTTCCAATTTCATGCGTGGCGGTGTTCAGCCTTCGGCGGCTTCGCTGCGGGCGTGGTCGGCGGCGCCTTTGGCCGAAGTGTCGCGATCAACAAACTCGATGATCGCCATCGGGGCCATGTCGCCATAGCGGAAACCGGCCTTCAGAACCCGGACATATCCGCCCTGACGGTCCTTGTAGCGGGGGCCGAGGATTTCAAACAGGCGGGCGGTGTGCATGTCCTGCTTGAGCTGGGCATGGGCCTGACGGCGGGCATGCAGGTCGCCGCGCTTGGCCAGCGTGATCAGCTTTTCGATGATCGGACGCAGTTCCTTGGCTTTCGGCAGGGTGGTCTTGATCTGTTCGTGTTCGATCAGCGAACCGGCCATGTTGGCGAACATCGCCTTGCGGTGTTCGTGGGTCCGGTTCAGCTTGCGGTAGCCGCTTGAGTGACGCATTGGAATCTCCTATCGCGCGTTTTGCTTTGTCCGGCGGGTCCTACGTTTGGTCCCGCTCACCTTGGGGTTTCTGCAACCCGTGTTTTCCCCGGCTGTCCGGGCATTTGTCCTCTCGGTGGGTTGGCACCCACCCTACGCCACATGTCGGCCGTAGGGTGGGTGGAACCCACCAAACTCAGAACTGGTCTTCGAAACGCTTGGCCAGGTCTTCGATATTCTCTGGCGGCCAGTCTTCCACGTCCATGCCAAGGTGCAGGCCCATGCCCGACAGCACTTCCTTGATTTCGTTCAAGGACTTGCGGCCGAAGTTCGGGGTGCGCAGCATTTCGGCTTCGGTCTTCTGGATCAGATCGCCGATGTAGACGATATTGTCGTTCTTCAGGCAGTTGGCCGAACGGACCGACAGTTCCAGCTCATCAACCTTCTTGAGCAGGAGCGGGTTGAATTCGAGACCCGAATCCACTTCGCCCAGCTTGGCCGATTCCGGCTCGTCGAAGTTCACGAAGATCGACAGCTGGTCCTGCAGGATGCGCGCGGCATAGGCCACGGCGTCGTCCGGCGTCAGCGAGCCGTCGGTTTCGATCTTCATCGTCAGCTTGTCATAGTCCAGCACCTGGCCCTCACGGGTGGGCTGCACTTCGTAGCTGACCTTCTTGACCGGCGAATAGATCGCGTCGATCGGGATCAGGCCGATCGGCGCATCTTCCGGGCGGTTCTTGTCGGCCGCGACATAGCCCTTGCCGGTCGAGACCGTCAGTTCCATGAACACGTCAGCACCGTCGTCGAGGTGGCAGATCACGTGATCCTTGTTCAGGATCTCGATCCCGTTGGATTCCGAGATGTCACCAGCGGTCACGACGCCCGGGCCCTTGGCCGAGATCGACAGCCGCTTCGGCCCTTCGACTTCCATCTTGATGCTGACGCCCTTGAGGTTCAGCACGATGTCGGTCACGTCTTCGCGCACGCCAGCCACGCTGGAAAACTCATGCAGGACGTTGTCGATCTGCACCGAGGTGATGGCCGCGCCTTGCAGGCTGCTCATCAACACCCGACGCAGCGCGTTGCCGAGGGTGAGGCCAAAGCCCCGCTCCAACGGTTCGGCGATCACTGTCGCGGTGCGGGCGGCATCTGCCCCCGCCTTCACGACAAGCTGCGTCGGCTTGATAAGTTCCTGCCAGTTTTTGTGGATCATGCTGAAGCCCCTATACTTGTCCGCTGCCGATGTCCAAAGCCGCAGGACGCCCGAGGATCGTAAACGACGAAAACCGGGCCGCGAGGGATGTGCCCCCGCGGCCCGGCAGAAAAGAATGCGTCAGACGCGGCGACGCTTTGGCGGACGGCAGCCGTTGTGGGCCAGCGGCGTCACGTCGCGGATCGAGGTGATGTTCAGCCCCACGGCGGCCAGCGCGCGCAGTGCCGATTCACGACCCGAACCCGGACCCTGCACTTCGACCTCAACGGTCTTCATGCCATGTTCTTGCGCCTTGCGAGCGGCGTCTTCAGCGGCCATCTGGGCAGCATAAGGCGTCGACTTGCGCGAGCCCTTGAAGCCCATGGTGCCCGAAGACGACCAGGAAATCGCGTTGCCCTGAACGTCGGAGATCAGGATCTTGGTGTTGTTGAACGAAGAGTTCACATGAACCACGCCAGCGGCGATGTTCTTGCGTTCTTTTTTCTTCGTGCGGGCGGCCTTGGTATCGCGTGCCATATCCGGGCCCCCTTATTTCTTCTTGCCGGCAATGGCCTTTGCGGGGCCTTTGCGGGTACGAGCGTTGGTGTGGGTGCGCTGGCCGCGGACCGGCAGGCCCTTGCGGTGGCGCAGGCCGCGGTAGCAGCCCAGATCCATCAGACGCTTGATGTTCATCGTGACTTCACGGCGCAGGTCGCCTTCGACCGTCACGTTCGCATCGATGTATTCGCGGATCGCCAGCACTTCGCTGTCGTTCAGCTGATTCACCCGGCGGGCCGGATCGATCTTGAGCGCTTCGCAGATCGTGTCTGCGGTGCGCGGGCCAATTCCGGTGATATAGGTCAGCGCGATCGGAACCCGTTTTCCGGTCGGAATGTTGACGCCAGCAATACGTGCCAAACGTGTCGTCCTTCTAGGTTGCGGTTCCGTAGTGCCAGAACCTTTTTTCACAACTCCATCAGGGGACTGGCCCCAGATGGTCCGAACTTCCAATAAGGAAGGCCCGCAAGGCGATTCCACCGCGGGACGCTGTGCATTAGGGGGTTTTCCCGGGGCCGTCAAGGCCGCAGAAGAAGTTTGTCAGGCTTTGTCAAGAACCGATGCGATGGCATCGGCAACACTGTCCACATCAGCCAGGCCGTCCACGGCGGAAAGCTGCCCCTTGGCGTAATAATAGCCGATCAGGGGTGACGTCTTCTTGTAATATTCCATCAATCGGGTCTTGAGCGTTTCCGCATTGTCGTCAGCGCGGCGCTTGAGGTTCGTGCTGCCGCAAACGTCACAGGTGCCGGGAACCTTGGTCGGGTGCGTCTGGTCGTGATAGACCGCCCCGCAATTGCCGCAGGTGAAACGCCCGGTGATCCGCGCGACCAGCGCTGCGTCATCCACCTGCATCTCGATCACGGCGTCCAGCCCCTGCCCGGTGCGCGCGAGCAACGCGCCCAACGCATCGGCCTGCTTCAGCGTACGGGGAAAGCCGTCAAAGATGAACCCGCCCTTGGCGCCGTCGTGCATCTTTGCCTCGATCAGGCCGATGACGATGTCATCCGTCACCAATTCGCCCCGGGCCATGATGCCTTCGACGCGGCGACCAAGGTCTGTCCCCTTGGCGATGGCTTCCTTCAGCATGTCGCCGGTGGACAGTTGCACCATGCCTCGGCTGTCTTCCAGCCGCTTGGCCTGAGTGCCCTTGCCAGCACCCGGCGGGCCCAGAAGAATGATGTTCGTCATGGATCAGCGCCGGGCGGGGGCCTTGGGGGGCCCTGTACGCTTGCGACCGCGCAGCTGCGACTTTTCGATCAGCGATTCATACTGATGCGCCAGAAGATGCGACTGAACCTGCTGGATCGTGTCCATCGTGACCGACACCACGATCAGCACCGACGTACCGCCGAAATAGAACGGAATGCCGACGCGGCTGATCAATATCTCTGGCAGCAAACAGACCGCCGTCAGATAGGCCGACCCGAGGACGAGGATGCGGTTCACCACATATTCCAGATACTCCTCGGTCTTCTTGCCGGGACGGATGCCGGGGACCGAGGCATTCTGCGACTTCAGGTTCTCGGCCACGTCATCGACCTTGAAGCTGACGTTGAGCGTGTAGAAATAGCTGAAGAAGACGATCATGGCCGCCAGGAACAAGAGATGCAGCGGCTGGCCATAGCCAAGGCTGGCAGCCAGCCATGACAGAACCGGGTTGGTCGTGCTGCCGGAAAAGGTGCTGATCGTCGTCGGCAACAAGAGGATTGACGAGGCGAAGATCGCCGGGATGACGCCTGCAGGGTTTACCTTGATCGGCAGGTGCGACGACCCGCCTTCGTACACTTTCATCCCCACCTGACGGCGCGGGTAAAGGATGGAAATCTTGCGCAGCGCGCGCTCCATGAAGACGACGAAGGTGATGACGGCGAATACCATCACGATCACCCCAAGGATGACCGGCGTGGACAGGGCGCCCGACCGGCCCTGCGCCAGGAACTGGGCGATTGCGGCCGGAATCTCGGCGACGATGCCGACGAAGATGATCAGGGAAATGCCGTTGCCAATACCGCGGGCGGTGATCTGTTCACCCAGCCACATCAGGAACATCGTGCCGCCGACAAGCGTGATGACACAGGATGCGATAAAGAACGGCCCCGGGCTGTGGGCCAGCCCGCCGCCCTGAATCGACACGGCGATGCCGTAGCCCTGCAGGATCGCCAAGGCGACCGTGCCATAGCGGGTGTACTGGTTCAGCTTCTTGCGGCCTTGCTCGCCTTCTTTTTTCAGGGCCTGCCAGGGGGCATACATCGTGCTGAGAAGCTGCACGATGATCGAGGCGCTGATGTAGGGCATGATGCCCAGGGCAAAGATCCCCATGCGGCTGATCGCGCCGCCGGTGAACAGGTTCAGCATGCCGCCGATGCCCTGACTGACCTGAGCCATCACATCACGCAACGCTTCGCCGTCAATGCCGGGCACCGGAATGTAGGTCCCAAGCCGGTAGACCATCAGAAGGCCGATCGTGAAGAAGATGCGTTGGCGAAGGTCAGTTGCCTTGCCCAGCGCGCCCCAGCTTAGGTTCGCCGCCATTTGCTCTGCAGCAGATGCCATATCAGGTCTCTTTCAAGCCAAGCGCCGCCAGACCGTTCTCCGGTTGGCGGCGCGGGAAAACTGATGGTTGATGTAAGCGACCTTCCGGCCGCTCACAATCCCTTATTCAGCCGCGGCCGCGACTGGTGCCGTAAGCGTGACGCTGCCGCCCGCCTTCTCGATCGCTTCCACGGCCGAGGCTGACGCGCCAGAGACCTTCAGCGTGATCTTCGATTTGATCTCACCCTTGGCCAGCACGCGGATGCCATCGCGCTTGTGCGAGGTCAGGCCAGCGGCGACCAGAACGTCTTCGGTGATCTCGGCCTTGGCGTCCAGCTTGCCGGCGGCAATGAACTTCTCGATCAGGCCGAGGTTCACGACGGCGTATTCCAGACGGTTCGGCTTGTTGAAGCCGCGCTTGGGCAGACGGCGGTACAGCGGCATCTGGCCGCCTTCGTAGCCGCCGATGGCGACGCCCGAACGGGATTTCTGACCCTTGATACCACGGCCAGCGGTCTTGCCCTTGCCCGAGCCCGGGCCGCGCGCAACGCGCTTTTGCTTCTTGGCAGCGCCGGGATTGTCGGCGAGTTCATGCAGTTTCATGTCGCAATCTCCTTGGCCGGAAGGTCCCTACCTGCGACGGATGGGGACAACGCGGCATTTCTTGTTGATTCTCGTGGACCATGCAGTCCACCGGGGGCCGATACACGACCCGTGGGCCGATGGCAAGGCGCAGGGCGTCAGCCGGGGGCGGGATAGCTGCCCGAGGCATCGTGCTTTTCCTGACCAGTCAGGGCCGGAGTGAAGACGCAGATGATCCGCAGGTCGGTTTCGGCGCGCAGCAGATGCGCCTCGTGGTGGTCAAGCACGTACACCGTGCCGGGGCCAAGCGGCCAGACCTGCCCCGTGGCCACGTTGGTCACCTGGCCTTTGCCTTCGATGACATAGTTCGTTTCGACGTGGTTCTTGTATTCCAGCAACTGCTCGGACCCGGCCTTGCAGATGGTGTCATGCAGCGAATAGCCAAGCCCATCTGCGGCCAGCAGGATCCGGCGGCTTTCAAAGGACGCGCCCTTCACATGGGACGGGGTGTCAAGGATCGAGGCAAGCGTACGGACGATCATGGGGCGGGCTCCTGCAGGTCAAGCTGTTCGCGGATCATGACTGCGGGGCCTTGTCGATGGCAACAGACAGATTGCAGGAGACCCCGCCATGATGGCACCGTCGAAAAGCAAAACGCCCCCGCGTTTCCGCAGGGGCGTTTGATGTTACGGGGTCGGGGCAGGCCCCGACCGACGCTTAGCCGCGCTCTTCGATGATCTCGACGAGGTGGCTGATCTTGTTGACCATACCGCGCACGGAAGGGGTGTCTTCCAGCTCGCGGGTGCGGTTCATCTTGTTCAGTCCCAGACCCTTGAGGGTCGCGGTCTGCTTGGCCGGGCGGCGGGCGGCGGAAGCCACCTGCTTGACGATGATGGTTTTGGTCATGCTCAGGCCTCCACGACTTCGGCTTCGGGCTTGCGAAGGATTTCCGCAACCTTCTTGCCACGACGCGATGCCACGTTGCGGGGCGAGGCTTCGTGCTTCAGCCCGTCAATGGTGGCGCGGATCATGTTGTAGGGGTTGGCCGAACCGATCGACTTCGCCACGATGTCCTGGATGCCAAGCATCTCGAACACGGCGCGCATCGGGCCGCCGGCGATGATGCCGGTACCTGCAACAGCGGTCCGCATCACGACTTTCCCGGCGCCGTGGCGGCCTTCCATGTCGTGGTGCAGAGTGCGGCTGTCCTTCAGCGGCACGCGGATCAGGCTGCGCTTGGCCTGTTCGGTGGCCTTGCGGATCGCCTCCGGCACTTCCTTGGCCTTGCCCTTGCCGAAGCCGACGCGACCACGCTGGTCACCGACGACGACCAAGGCTGCGAAGCCGAAGCGCTTGCCACCCTTGACGGTTTTTGAGACGCGGTTGATCGCGACCAGACGGTCGGCGAATTCCGGGTTTTCTTCCGGGCGGTTATCGCGGCGCTGGCCGTCCCGGCGGTTATCACGTTCTGCCATAAGGCATTCCTTCACTGGTGGCGCATCGGCGCCGTTATCGCCAATCCTGGTGCTGGCCGGGTCAAGCCCGGGGCCCGGATCATCGGAGCGGCGCACCCGCAAAGGGAAGCGCCGCCCACCGAAATCAGAACTTCAGACCACCCTCACGGGCAGCATCGGCCAAGGCCTTGATCTTGCCGTGGAACAGGAAGCCACCACGGTCGAAGTAGCATTCCTCGACCCCGGCCTTCTTGGCCCGCTCGGCAATCGCGGCGCCCACTTTGGTGGAAGCCTCGACGTTGTTCTTGCCGACGACGCCCAGATCCTTTTCGAGCGACGATGCCGAGGCGACAGTCACGCCCTTCACATCGTCGATCAGCTGAACGCTGATGTTCTTCGAGGACCGGTGCACCGACAGGCGCAGACGACCATGCGAGGTCGCCTTGATCTTGTTCCGGACGCGCATGCGGCGCTTGAGGAACAGCTCTCTCTTGTTGTTTGCCATTTCTCTCGCCCTTACTTCTTCTTGCCTTCCTTGCGGAACACGAACTCACCCTTGTAGCGGATGCCTTTGCCCTTGTAGGGCTCGGGCGCGCGCCATTCGCGGATGTTCGCGGCGACCTGACCAACAAGCTGCTGGTCAATGCCTTCCACAATGATTTCGGTGTTCTTCGGAGAAGTCACGGTCACGCCGGCGGGCACCTCGAAGTTGACTTCGTGGCTGTAGCCCAACGACAGCTTGAGCACATTGCCCGCCATCGCGGCGCGGTAACCCACGCCCTGGATTTCCATTTCCTTCTTGAACCCGGTCGAGACGCCGACAACCAGGTTGTCGACCATGGACCGGGTCATGCCCCACTGCTGACGCGCACGTTTGGACATGCCGCGGGGGGTGACCTTGACGGTATCCCCTTCCACGGTCAGCGTCACGTCATCGCCTGCGGTGAAGCTGCGGGTGCCTTTCGGCCCCTTCACTTCGATGGTCTGGCCGCTGATCGAGGCCGAGGTGCCCTTGACCAGGGTGACGGGCTTCTTGCCGATACGAGACATTCCACCCTCCCTTAGAATACGGTGCAAAGCACTTCGCCGCCAACATTGGCAGCGCGTGCATTTGCATCCGACATGACGCCTTTCGGCGTGGAGACAATCGAGACACCCAGACCGTTGCGGACCGAGGGGATCTCTTTCACGCCCATGTACACCCGACGGCCGGGCTTGGACACGCGCTTGAGTTCGCGGATCACAGGCTCACCTTCGTAGTACTTCAGGCTGATCGTGAATTCGCCCTGACCGTTGTCGGTGTCAGCTTTTTCCCAGCCACGGATGTAGCCTTCGGAAACCAGCACTTCCAGAACCCGGGCCCGCAGCGTGGACGCCGGGGTCTTGACCGTGGACTTGCCACGCATCTGGGCGTTGCGAATGCGTGT from Tabrizicola piscis harbors:
- a CDS encoding ATP12 family chaperone protein, which encodes MTAWSPRRFWTEATVVPEGDGFTVHLDARPVRTPLKAPLILPTKALADAVAAEWQAQTGKVDPATMPFTRTANSAIDTVAAHFDAVVDMLAAYGETDLLCYRATGPAALIDRQSAAWDPLLDWAAQALGTPLQVTHGVMHVEQPATSLATLKAAVRALSPFQLAAFHDLVAISGSLILALAVTRGRLAADDAWTLSRIDESWQIDQWGADEEAAEISALKHAALLQADRFYALCG
- a CDS encoding RluA family pseudouridine synthase produces the protein MTVQHLTVTEDEGEQRLDKWLRRRFPHVTQGAVEKLCRTGQIRIDSARAKASDRVAPGMMIRVPPLPDTEAPARPRAGGISAADERMIQAAVLWKDEHIIILNKPAGLPSQGGSGQGDRHVDGLTEALKFGYKDKPKLVHRLDKDTSGILMLARTDRIARALSEALRHRAARKIYWAVVAGVPHPRQGSIKFGLMKAPGRGRGGEGEKMVCVHPAKMAEHPDAKRAQTDYFTLWFLGARLSWMALEPVTGRTHQLRAHMAEIGHPIIGDGKYGGGESENMGDGWGAGAGGDLSKKLHLHARSLSIEHPITKKMLTFTAPLPEHMARTWKLMDWKESDVPADPFEQIR
- the crcB gene encoding fluoride efflux transporter CrcB; amino-acid sequence: MSQTLPLVALGGALGAVLRYLMVTAIGAPVGTLAVNVLGSLAIGVLFVWLGARDGWQLFLMTGVLGGFTTFSAFSLDTLKLVQTGQTLQAVAYVGASVALSLAAAALGVALMKAMS
- a CDS encoding replication-associated recombination protein A encodes the protein MADLFDIAAPAQPDAPRPLADRLRPRALSQVIGQEKVLSAEGPLGAMLAARSLSSLILWGPPGVGKTTIARLLAAETDLTFVQISAIFTGVPDLRKVFETAKIRRQNGQGTLLFVDEIHRFNKAQQDGFLPHMEDGTILLVGATTENPSFELNAALLSRAQVIVLDRLGLVDLERLAQRAEQELGRALPLKGEAREALLEMADGDGRALLNLIEQVAAWKTETPLDRDALSTRLMRRAAKYDKSGEEHYNLISALHKSVRGSDPDAALYWFARMLEGGEDPRFLARRITRMAVEDIGLADPQAQDVCLQSWQTYERLGSPEGELALAQAVVYLALAPKSNAVYTAYKAARAAARETGSHPPPKHILNAPTKLMKDIGYGTGYAYDHDAEDGFSGQDYFPEGMKRPVWYLPPERGFERELKKRIDYFAKLRAKRQDG
- a CDS encoding acyl-homoserine-lactone synthase, whose protein sequence is MQATTLSYDNLHNHGELFANMFRARHRTFIQNNRWDLPEANGMEFDQYDTPASRWVCVHRDGEVMAGVRLTPTTHRCGIYTYMIRDAQRGLLETIPRDLLNFEAPIDPNIWESSRVFVSNDVPAAERLRVQMQLIHEMVVSARTLGATTLLGIIPEHSPRLARRVGLDCVPSGPVMDAGGTRSVCVTISMATKLH
- a CDS encoding helix-turn-helix transcriptional regulator, with the translated sequence MSDKKAIAVLLERLDHLAPMGYTVGLHIRFATPLVYKSSYPVEWVDHYNSHSYYLRDPLVFWGVGVEGTTRWSAIPLPDPFGVMKKAASHGLNYGAVSSYGPITSRSIVGISRSDREFDDEELAHLRELTIQLHIEAKPPSDLTKAQIEALQCLANGDRHAAAAEKLGITESAFKARLQSARVRLEARTTSEAIRKAREYRLL
- the rplQ gene encoding 50S ribosomal protein L17; protein product: MRHSSGYRKLNRTHEHRKAMFANMAGSLIEHEQIKTTLPKAKELRPIIEKLITLAKRGDLHARRQAHAQLKQDMHTARLFEILGPRYKDRQGGYVRVLKAGFRYGDMAPMAIIEFVDRDTSAKGAADHARSEAAEG
- a CDS encoding DNA-directed RNA polymerase subunit alpha is translated as MIHKNWQELIKPTQLVVKAGADAARTATVIAEPLERGFGLTLGNALRRVLMSSLQGAAITSVQIDNVLHEFSSVAGVREDVTDIVLNLKGVSIKMEVEGPKRLSISAKGPGVVTAGDISESNGIEILNKDHVICHLDDGADVFMELTVSTGKGYVAADKNRPEDAPIGLIPIDAIYSPVKKVSYEVQPTREGQVLDYDKLTMKIETDGSLTPDDAVAYAARILQDQLSIFVNFDEPESAKLGEVDSGLEFNPLLLKKVDELELSVRSANCLKNDNIVYIGDLIQKTEAEMLRTPNFGRKSLNEIKEVLSGMGLHLGMDVEDWPPENIEDLAKRFEDQF
- the rpsK gene encoding 30S ribosomal protein S11, producing the protein MARDTKAARTKKKERKNIAAGVVHVNSSFNNTKILISDVQGNAISWSSSGTMGFKGSRKSTPYAAQMAAEDAARKAQEHGMKTVEVEVQGPGSGRESALRALAAVGLNITSIRDVTPLAHNGCRPPKRRRV
- the rpsM gene encoding 30S ribosomal protein S13; this encodes MARIAGVNIPTGKRVPIALTYITGIGPRTADTICEALKIDPARRVNQLNDSEVLAIREYIDANVTVEGDLRREVTMNIKRLMDLGCYRGLRHRKGLPVRGQRTHTNARTRKGPAKAIAGKKK